A genomic window from Quercus lobata isolate SW786 chromosome 10, ValleyOak3.0 Primary Assembly, whole genome shotgun sequence includes:
- the LOC115965388 gene encoding uncharacterized protein At5g41620-like — MKREGKSGEGEAEKEENLGEKLRRGALLVGKRGGPSTPVHSWKLWAPLPPSTLAAHDTIINNKDYFPFSHSLPSPSARKLAAALWEFQHYFPLSKMHRGVSNGGGGGADSRLRRHPHHHYKLSKDKGLDLSNFLADNSPSSPEQPGSASSLRRHVAASLMQHHRLIERNNRALQPVSPASYGSSMEVAHYNPAVTPTSSLDFKGRIGGSNYNLKTSTELLKVLNRIWSLEEQHASNISMIKALKMELDQSRLKIKELLRDRQAGRHEMDDLMKQMAEDKLVRKSKEQERIHAAVQSVRDELEDERKLRKRSESLHRKLARDFSEVKSSLSNALKELESERKSRILLEELCDEFAGGIKDYEQEVHALKQKSDKDWAGGADRDRLILHISESWLDERMQMQLEEAQCGFAGKNSMVDKLSLEIETFLQTKRMDNSKNTDNQLLRDRRKSLESVPLNEALSAPQDMGDEEDSVGSDSHCFELKKPSNSDFKSHVDEALDNHIDEAVKSNDMKKKLVSHERVKSRTPPNLQVKFEEQMSWAMSCNGNKKPQVVETEQGKTTEGKPIDISTFQMSGQCEANEDSSYQNRSKHNEIHGSNSSYMVDSLIRSQFSLSDGVNINPDSNFGEACCSNSGWRNQASPVRQWMSKVISPDLDVSESSSKLPPGLKENTLKAKLLEARTKGPRSRLKASKRNS; from the exons atgaaaagagaaggGAAAAGTGGGGAAGGGGAAGCAGAAAAGGAGGAAAATTTGGGAGAAAAGTTGAGGAGAGGGGCATTATTGGTAGGGAAAAGAGGGGGCCCAAGTACTCCAGTGCACTCTTGGAAACTTTGGGCTCCTCTTCCTCCTTCAACTCTTGCTGCCCATGATACCATAATTAATAATAAGGATTACTTtcctttctctcactctcttccttctccttctgCTAGAAAACTTGCTGCAGCACTCTGGGAGTTTCAGCACTACTTTCCACTCTCTAAAATGCACCGAGGTGTTAGTaatggtggtggaggtggtgctGACTCTAGGCTGCGCCGCCACCCACATCACCATTATAAGCTCAGCAAGGACAAGGGTCTTGACCTTTCTAACTTTTTGGCTGATAATTCTCCTAGTTCTCCTGAGCAG CCAGGGAGTGCAAGCAGTTTGAGGAGGCATGTTGCTGCATCATTGATGCAACATCACCGATTAATTGAAAGGAATAATCGTGCCCTGCAGCCTGTATCTCCTGCAAGTTATGGTAGTTCCATGGAG GTGGCACATTATAATCCTGCAGTCACTCCTACTAGTTCTTTGGATTTTAAGGGAAGGATAGGTGGATCAAATTATAATCTTAAAACATCTACAGAACTGCTCAAAGTATTAAATCGGATATGGAGCTTGGAAGAACAGCATGCCTCCAATATATCAATGATAAAAGCATTGAAAATGGAGCTAGACCAATCCCGGCTCAAGATCAAAGAGTTGCTACGAGATAGGCAAGCTGGTCGACATGAGATGGATGATTTGATGAAGCAAATGGCAGAAGATAAACTTGTTCGGAAGAGTAAGGAACAGGAACGGATCCATGCTGCTGTTCAATCTGTGAGAGATGAGCTAGAAGATGAGAGGAAGTTAAGGAAAAGATCAGAGAGCCTACACAGAAAGTTAGCTCGAGATTTTTCTGAGGTGAAATCTTCTCTTTCTAATGCTCTGAAAGAGCTGGAAAGTGAGAGAAAATCAAGGATATTGTTAGAAGAACTCTGTGATGAGTTTGCTGGGGGAATTAAAGACTATGAACAAGAGGTGCATGCTTTGAAACAGAAATCTGACAAGGATTGGGCTGGAGGGGCTGACCGTGATCGTTTGATTCTCCATATATCTGAATCTTGGCTTGATGAACGGATGCAGATGCAGTTAGAAGAAGCTCAGTGTGGTTTTGCAGGAAAGAACTCAATGGTGGACAAGTTAAGCCTTGAAATAGAAACCTTCCTTCAAACTAAACGCATGGATAACTCTAAGAATACAGATAATCAATTGCTGAGGGATCGGCGCAAGTCACTTGAATCTGTCCCTTTGAATGAGGCTCTGAGTGCACCTCAGGACATGGGGGATGAAGAAGATTCTGTAGGCAGTGATTCACATTGTTTTGAGCTGAAAAAACCAAGCAACAGTGACTTCAAATCACACGTGGATGAAGCTCTGGACAATCATATTGATGAAGCAGTGAAATCAAATGACATGAAGAAAAAACTTGTTTCTCATGAACGAGTAAAAAGTCGTACTCCCCCAAACTTGCAAGTTAAGTTTGAAGAACAGATGTCTTGGGCTATGTCATGTAATGGAAATAAGAAGCCCCAGGTAGTGGAAACTGAACAGGGTAAAACTACAGAGGGGAAGCCAATTGATATAAGCACATTCCAAATGTCTGGACAATGTGAAGCCAATGAAGACAGCAGTTACCAAAACAGGAGTAAACATAATGAAATCCATGGGTCGAATTCAAGCTACATGGTTGATAGCCTAATAAGGAGTCAATTCTCATTGTCAGATGGTGTGAACATAAATCCTGATAGTAATTTCGGTGAGGCATGCTGCAGTAACTCTGGATGGAGGAACCAGGCAAGTCCAGTGCGACAGTGGATGTCAAAAGTTATATCCCCAGATCTTGATGTCTCTGAGTCATCTTCAAAATTGCCTCCAGGCTTAAAGGAGAATACTTTGAAGGCAAAGCTTCTCGAAGCAAGGACTAAAGGACCACGCTCACGTTTAAAAGCTTCCAAACGCAACTCTTAG
- the LOC115964745 gene encoding uncharacterized protein LOC115964745 → MEAGVLAKIASTEELVGDQIKIQYIPSIDVLDVNQIGRVANWTTPIMSYLKDKFLPEDKDEVRMLRVRVAKIVVMDEVLYKSGFSQPYLRCLTPDESHYVLRDVYKGACGNHSGARFLFHKIVHVGYYWLSMQANAKAYFKVFDKCQRYNNIPR, encoded by the coding sequence ATGGAAGCTGGCGTCTTAGCCAAGATAGCATCTACGGAGGAGTTGGTTGGAGATCAGATTAAAATCCAGTACATCCCAAGTATAGATGTTCTAGATGTGAATCAGATAGGTAGAGTAGCCAACTGGACCACTCCCATCATGTCTTATCTCAAGGACAAATTCCTCCCCGAGGATAAAGATGAAGTAAGGATGTTAAGAGTAAGAGTAGCGAAGATTGTCGTCATGGACGAAGTACTATATAAAAGTGGTTTCTCTCAGCCCTACTTGAGGTGTTTAACTCCAGACGAGTCCCACTACGTCCTGAGGGATGTCTATAAAGGAGCCTGTGGAAACCACTCAGGGGCCAGATTCCTCTTCCACAAGATAGTCCACGTAGGATACTATTGGCTGTCCATGCAGGCAAATGCCAAAGCTTATTTCAAAGTGTTTGACAAGTGTCAACGCTACAACAATATACCTAGATGA